A stretch of the Flavobacterium aquiphilum genome encodes the following:
- a CDS encoding FecR family protein, with product MKKDRLLAKWLNNDLSKDELAEFEASPDFEKYQRIKNYTAHLTLDDLDENAMLSNILKQKKVAGKVVSFDKKWMLRIAAVLVLALGITFALRFFTPEIQTAGFGEKTTCTLPDNSEVVLNSGSEIKYKKWNWNNDRKLELKGEAYFRVSKGKRFEVHTQLGKVTVLGTQFDVKARNKRFDVVCYEGRVKVNYKHTQIVLTHGQSVSFENEKQVNINVNSLKPEWIDNEISFHQENIRSILDEVERQYNITIELNTNDTTSLFTGKLPSKDLNVALQIIGTTYNLKAKKVSKNKIIFDKK from the coding sequence ATGAAAAAAGATCGCTTATTAGCAAAATGGCTCAACAATGATTTGTCTAAGGACGAATTAGCCGAATTTGAAGCTAGTCCTGATTTTGAAAAATACCAAAGAATTAAAAATTACACTGCTCATTTAACTTTAGATGATTTGGATGAAAATGCAATGTTGTCCAACATTCTCAAACAGAAAAAAGTGGCGGGCAAGGTAGTTTCTTTTGACAAAAAATGGATGCTTAGGATAGCTGCGGTGCTTGTTTTAGCTCTTGGAATTACGTTTGCACTACGATTTTTCACGCCTGAAATACAAACTGCAGGTTTTGGAGAAAAAACCACTTGTACTTTACCTGACAATTCTGAAGTAGTGTTAAATTCAGGTTCCGAAATAAAATATAAAAAATGGAACTGGAATAATGACAGAAAGCTTGAATTAAAGGGAGAAGCTTATTTCAGGGTTTCAAAAGGCAAACGATTTGAAGTACATACCCAATTAGGAAAAGTTACCGTTTTGGGAACTCAATTTGATGTTAAGGCTAGAAACAAAAGGTTTGATGTAGTGTGTTATGAAGGACGCGTAAAAGTAAATTATAAGCACACTCAAATTGTATTGACCCACGGACAAAGTGTTAGTTTTGAAAATGAAAAGCAGGTTAACATAAATGTGAACTCATTAAAACCGGAATGGATTGATAATGAAATATCCTTTCATCAGGAAAATATCAGAAGCATACTTGACGAAGTTGAAAGACAATACAATATTACAATTGAATTAAACACGAACGACACAACCTCTTTATTTACAGGAAAATTACCTTCTAAGGACTTAAATGTAGCCTTGCAAATTATCGGCACAACTTATAATTTAAAAGCCAAAAAAGTCTCCAAAAATAAAATAATTTTTGACAAGAAGTAA
- a CDS encoding oligogalacturonate lyase family protein — MKKSILNLGIVIIAILFSAKLSAQELMQTGRQKMPLTWIDKDTHHKIVRLTQRDGNSASFYFHNNPFVLGKEHKDDRMVFYGNDAYKSDGVGMQLFTVNLSDYKISQLTDGKKMKKGEIVGQKNHQVYYQVNDSVFSTNIDTKKTQLVFVFPADFKANITTLNADETLLGGAWSSEEEKAILKANPAKHDYFNKIYEAKLPRTLFTINLKTKKLDKLFTDTAWLNHVQFSPTDPKLMMFCHEGPWQKVDRIWTINIDTKEIKLMHKRTMDNEIAGHEWFSPDGKTIWYDLQLPRGQRFLVSGTNVNTGEETRYEFDRNQWSVHYTISPDQKLFAGDGGDTVSVANAPDGKWINLFTPKGDHFDYERLVNMKHHQYKLEPNVHFSPDQKWIIFRANFEGFESVYAVEIAKANLKK; from the coding sequence ATGAAAAAATCAATTTTAAATCTTGGTATTGTGATAATTGCCATTCTGTTTTCGGCAAAATTATCTGCCCAGGAGCTTATGCAGACCGGGAGACAAAAAATGCCTTTGACGTGGATTGACAAAGATACACATCATAAAATCGTCCGTCTTACTCAACGTGACGGCAATAGTGCGAGTTTTTACTTTCACAACAATCCTTTTGTGTTAGGAAAAGAGCACAAGGACGACCGTATGGTTTTTTATGGAAATGATGCTTACAAAAGTGATGGAGTGGGAATGCAATTGTTTACTGTTAATTTGTCCGATTATAAAATTTCTCAATTGACCGACGGTAAGAAGATGAAAAAAGGAGAAATAGTTGGTCAAAAAAATCATCAAGTGTACTATCAAGTCAACGATTCTGTTTTCAGTACCAATATTGATACAAAGAAAACGCAATTGGTTTTTGTGTTTCCAGCCGATTTTAAAGCCAACATCACTACATTGAATGCTGATGAAACTTTGTTGGGAGGAGCCTGGTCTTCAGAAGAGGAAAAAGCCATTTTAAAAGCCAATCCAGCCAAACACGATTATTTTAACAAAATATACGAAGCCAAATTACCACGAACCTTGTTTACAATCAATCTGAAAACAAAAAAGCTGGATAAATTATTTACTGATACAGCTTGGTTGAATCATGTGCAATTTTCGCCAACGGATCCAAAATTAATGATGTTTTGTCATGAAGGGCCTTGGCAAAAAGTAGATCGTATTTGGACGATAAATATTGATACAAAAGAAATTAAGTTGATGCACAAACGAACCATGGATAACGAAATTGCCGGTCACGAGTGGTTTAGTCCGGATGGGAAAACAATTTGGTATGATTTACAGTTGCCTAGAGGACAACGATTTCTTGTTAGCGGAACTAATGTAAACACTGGTGAAGAGACAAGATATGAGTTTGATAGAAATCAATGGAGTGTACATTATACTATTTCGCCTGACCAAAAACTGTTTGCAGGTGATGGTGGCGATACCGTGTCAGTAGCCAATGCTCCTGATGGGAAATGGATAAACTTATTTACTCCAAAAGGTGATCATTTTGATTATGAACGCTTGGTAAACATGAAACACCATCAGTACAAACTGGAACCCAATGTACACTTTTCACCAGATCAAAAATGGATTATTTTCAGAGCCAATTTTGAAGGGTTCGAAAGTGTGTATGCTGTGGAAATTGCCAAAGCAAATCTAAAGAAATAA
- a CDS encoding FGGY family carbohydrate kinase produces the protein MKKYILAIDQGTSSTKTILFDELGQAVSKGSVDLKTNYFDNGFVEQNPEDIYQNVLDSVRICLNNFSNQGLQFTNIVSCGISNQRETFVLWDKDGKAVAPAVVWACKRSINVCTDLIEKGQNDFIKQKTGLLLDPYFSGTKLLWLIQNDAELKEKVENGEVYFGTVDCWLLYKLTNGTHFKTDYTNASRTLLFNIHTLKWDTEILEKWGLSNLNLPHACPSSHDFGAFDLSQILNDNSTISIPITALIGDSHAATFGEGCFEKGTTKVTLGTGSSIMMNIGSEAVLSNSGMLTTICWSTENRVDYALEGAIVSCGSTIEWLKNELQLFSNVVETAAMATAIADNAGVYLIPAFSGLGAPHWQMSRKASIEGMTFGTTKNHIVRAALESIPYQIKDVVEAMAKDMQAPLKSISVNGGMTQNKFVIHYLADLLGIPLNRQQNPDVSALGAAYLSGLKSGVYSSIEQLSNLVKNQTEQVLANLLNELPSNGYLGWKEKITKE, from the coding sequence ATGAAAAAATATATTCTTGCCATTGACCAAGGTACGAGCAGTACCAAAACCATACTTTTTGACGAATTAGGACAAGCAGTTTCTAAAGGCAGTGTGGATCTAAAAACGAATTATTTTGACAATGGTTTTGTAGAACAAAATCCGGAAGATATTTATCAAAATGTTCTTGATTCTGTTCGCATTTGCCTGAACAATTTTAGCAATCAGGGACTTCAATTTACAAATATTGTTTCCTGCGGAATCAGTAACCAAAGAGAAACATTTGTTCTTTGGGACAAAGACGGAAAAGCAGTGGCTCCGGCAGTGGTTTGGGCTTGTAAGCGTTCTATTAACGTTTGTACTGATTTAATCGAAAAAGGGCAAAATGATTTTATAAAACAAAAAACAGGCTTATTATTAGACCCATATTTTTCGGGTACTAAATTACTTTGGTTGATACAAAATGACGCTGAATTAAAAGAAAAAGTAGAAAATGGAGAAGTTTATTTTGGAACTGTAGATTGCTGGCTTTTGTACAAACTAACCAATGGAACTCATTTCAAAACCGATTATACAAATGCTTCCCGAACCTTACTTTTCAATATTCATACCCTAAAATGGGATACTGAAATTCTTGAAAAATGGGGATTGAGCAACTTGAACCTGCCCCACGCCTGCCCTTCCTCACATGATTTTGGAGCGTTTGATTTGAGTCAGATTTTGAATGACAATTCTACTATTTCAATTCCAATTACAGCCTTAATTGGCGACTCTCATGCAGCCACTTTTGGAGAAGGCTGTTTTGAAAAAGGTACTACCAAAGTCACACTGGGAACAGGGAGTTCGATTATGATGAATATTGGCAGCGAAGCCGTTTTATCCAATTCAGGAATGCTCACAACTATTTGCTGGAGTACGGAAAACCGAGTGGATTATGCGCTTGAAGGCGCTATTGTTTCCTGCGGTTCCACCATAGAATGGTTGAAAAACGAATTGCAATTATTCTCCAATGTGGTCGAAACAGCAGCTATGGCAACCGCTATTGCTGATAATGCCGGCGTTTATCTAATTCCTGCTTTTAGCGGATTAGGTGCACCGCACTGGCAAATGAGCCGAAAAGCATCGATCGAAGGAATGACTTTTGGAACAACTAAAAATCATATTGTCAGAGCAGCTTTAGAAAGTATTCCATACCAAATAAAAGATGTGGTGGAAGCTATGGCAAAAGACATGCAAGCACCATTAAAATCTATTTCTGTAAACGGAGGTATGACTCAAAACAAATTTGTTATTCATTATCTGGCCGATTTACTAGGAATTCCGCTAAACAGACAACAAAATCCGGATGTTTCTGCTTTAGGAGCCGCTTATTTATCCGGACTTAAAAGCGGTGTGTACAGCAGTATTGAACAACTTTCAAATCTTGTTAAAAACCAAACTGAACAAGTTTTAGCTAATTTATTGAATGAATTGCCTTCAAATGGATATTTGGGTTGGAAAGAAAAAATAACAAAAGAATAG
- a CDS encoding OB-fold protein, whose amino-acid sequence MNKKIKIILFALIAIGLIGFIAYNYVMYGGARNLENEETNFSVTSASITSEFTINTETANKKYLEKAVAVKGKITAVNGNEVILDEIIICSFKNQDSSIKIGQTVTIKGRIVGYDDLMGELKLDQCFVIKN is encoded by the coding sequence ATGAATAAAAAAATCAAAATAATTCTTTTTGCCCTAATCGCAATTGGCCTGATTGGATTCATCGCCTATAATTATGTAATGTATGGAGGAGCGAGAAATTTGGAAAACGAAGAGACAAATTTCTCGGTGACTTCGGCATCGATTACCTCAGAATTTACCATAAACACCGAAACCGCAAATAAAAAATATCTTGAAAAAGCCGTGGCTGTAAAGGGCAAAATCACTGCTGTAAATGGCAATGAAGTTATTTTAGATGAGATAATTATCTGCAGTTTCAAAAATCAGGATTCATCAATCAAAATCGGCCAGACAGTAACCATAAAAGGGAGAATTGTGGGCTATGATGATTTAATGGGCGAATTAAAACTAGATCAATGTTTTGTAATCAAAAACTAA
- a CDS encoding c-type cytochrome has protein sequence MKKLKPICTALVIAFAIMSCSGGDDSPTDTTTTTTTGGSGGTTVTNPTYTANIKSIIDNNCVSCHGPGGENASVPLQTYAQVSAKASLIKQRIELPAGNASVMPKGGKLSQTNIDLINAWITNGMPN, from the coding sequence ATGAAAAAATTAAAACCAATTTGTACAGCCCTAGTTATAGCTTTTGCAATAATGTCCTGCAGCGGGGGTGATGACTCACCTACAGATACTACAACCACAACAACTACAGGAGGAAGTGGAGGTACAACTGTAACCAATCCTACTTATACAGCAAATATTAAATCCATTATAGACAATAATTGCGTATCCTGTCATGGACCAGGAGGAGAAAACGCCTCAGTTCCTTTACAAACCTACGCACAGGTAAGCGCGAAAGCATCACTAATTAAACAAAGAATCGAATTACCGGCCGGCAATGCTTCGGTAATGCCTAAAGGAGGAAAATTATCGCAGACTAATATCGATTTAATCAATGCATGGATAACAAACGGAATGCCTAATTAA
- a CDS encoding YceI family protein, whose protein sequence is MKKTIVLIVFIFVGNVIFSQKMMTRTGVIKFEASVPAFEPVAAVNNSVSAILDESTGEFAALALIKAFKFKAPLMEEHFNENYIESSKFPKATFKGKIINFDASKLSTTSKYDLEGDLTIHGVTKKIKTKISLFLKDGKIKTDCNFTVKAIDFDIKIPSIVKNKVSEDVNITVDFVLSEK, encoded by the coding sequence ATGAAAAAGACAATAGTATTGATAGTCTTCATTTTTGTGGGAAATGTGATTTTTTCTCAAAAGATGATGACGAGGACAGGTGTCATTAAATTTGAGGCTTCGGTTCCTGCTTTCGAACCTGTTGCGGCAGTAAACAATTCGGTTTCGGCAATTCTTGATGAATCGACTGGAGAATTTGCGGCGTTAGCATTGATAAAAGCTTTTAAGTTTAAAGCTCCTTTGATGGAAGAGCATTTTAATGAAAATTATATTGAATCCAGCAAATTTCCAAAAGCTACTTTCAAAGGGAAAATCATCAATTTTGATGCATCGAAATTGTCAACTACGTCAAAATACGATTTGGAAGGTGATTTAACCATACACGGTGTTACCAAAAAGATTAAGACTAAAATTTCTCTATTTTTAAAAGACGGAAAAATAAAAACCGATTGTAATTTTACGGTAAAAGCAATAGATTTTGATATTAAAATACCAAGCATCGTAAAGAATAAAGTTTCTGAAGATGTTAATATTACGGTTGATTTTGTTTTGAGTGAGAAATAA
- a CDS encoding RNA polymerase sigma factor, whose protein sequence is MPTKNQSNTCDEIIFSTFFKGHIKALRNFLFYKFGNLDHAEDVAQEAFVKLWQNCGSVPLEKAKSYVYTIANNSSLNKIAHEKVVLKYEKNFKGLDKTNESPEYLLEEKQFQAKLLKAIENLNEKQRVAFLMHRIDEKKYSEIALELNISVKAVEKRIHLALLNLRKDIDL, encoded by the coding sequence ATGCCAACTAAAAACCAATCGAATACCTGCGATGAAATAATTTTTTCGACGTTCTTTAAAGGTCATATCAAAGCGCTTCGAAATTTTCTTTTTTACAAATTTGGCAATCTCGATCATGCCGAAGATGTAGCGCAGGAAGCTTTTGTTAAACTTTGGCAAAATTGTGGTTCGGTACCACTGGAAAAAGCAAAATCATATGTTTACACTATTGCCAACAACAGTAGTCTTAACAAAATTGCGCATGAAAAAGTGGTTTTGAAATACGAAAAGAACTTCAAGGGTTTAGATAAGACAAATGAAAGCCCCGAATATCTTTTGGAAGAAAAACAATTTCAAGCCAAACTTTTAAAAGCCATTGAAAACTTAAACGAAAAACAGCGCGTTGCTTTTTTGATGCATCGAATTGATGAAAAAAAATACAGCGAAATCGCATTGGAATTAAACATAAGCGTAAAGGCAGTCGAAAAACGTATTCATCTGGCTTTATTGAACTTACGTAAAGATATTGATTTATAA
- a CDS encoding carboxypeptidase-like regulatory domain-containing protein, with product MPIKKILFDIEQQHLVSFNYTEDNIVNYEITPPKKSLSLGQKLEYLAKETNLSFENIGNKFINIYKKTEESQIICGYVLSGKDKKPIENVNITLPNKVHITTDANGYFKFKKRGEIIISITHVGFISKEIIINNPDSKNCLEILLEPEITMLQEIKTNSILASGISKKTDGSFEIKPKKFGILPGLIEPDALQTMQQIPGVNSIDESVSSINVRGGTHDQNLFLWNGIRMFQTGHFFGLISVFNPNLPHTISIYKNGSSAFFGESVSSVVAISSTPETMEKNSFGAGINMINADIYAKYNLSKNSSIEISGRKSITDFVETPTYKEYFDKIFQNTTITDFSKNQNTDYQSDKKFDFYDATLKYVQKIGLKDQIVLDLITIKDNLKVFQSATTNDTYRSEDNTLQQQNYGGNLLWTRNWNGSNTTKINVYNSAYDLLANQKTTFDNQIVIQENTVNNNGVNLENNHIITPKFSFNEGYQFNEIGVTNLEDVTNPDFYRRVKEVLRTHALIFEGKYNDTISRIYFKAGTRINYIDKFKKCIVEPRIQFGYSINKNLILELLGELKSQTSQQIIDLQKDYFGIEKRRWIISNDSTIPIQRSKQLSFNLFYKKNDWLFDIENFYKKVTGITTSSQGFQNQLEFVKMAGDYEVLGTEILAQKKMNHFLTWLSYTYNHNNYHFINYEYPTFPNNFEIIHTATLAGMYEKNNFKIALGTKWTSGRPKTSLDNTLIDYSNPVLVYNTPNNTNLHNFLQVNLSSTYKWETIKGVQYKLGLSVLNIFNTKNEINEYYRINSLTNSVEEVNTFSLRRTPNISFRVLF from the coding sequence ATGCCTATAAAAAAAATATTGTTTGATATTGAGCAACAACATCTGGTAAGCTTTAATTACACAGAAGACAACATTGTTAATTACGAAATAACTCCGCCTAAAAAATCACTTTCATTAGGACAAAAACTGGAATATCTAGCCAAAGAAACCAATTTATCCTTTGAAAACATTGGGAACAAATTCATTAATATTTATAAAAAAACGGAAGAATCCCAAATAATTTGCGGTTACGTTCTCTCTGGTAAGGACAAAAAACCAATTGAAAACGTAAACATTACTTTACCTAACAAAGTTCACATCACCACTGATGCAAATGGTTATTTTAAGTTTAAGAAAAGAGGCGAAATTATAATTTCTATTACTCACGTTGGATTTATTTCAAAAGAAATTATCATAAACAATCCTGATTCAAAAAATTGTCTTGAAATACTTTTGGAACCTGAAATTACCATGCTTCAGGAAATTAAAACCAATTCCATTTTAGCATCAGGAATTTCAAAAAAAACAGATGGATCATTTGAAATCAAACCCAAGAAATTTGGTATTCTTCCCGGACTCATTGAGCCTGACGCCTTGCAAACGATGCAACAGATCCCTGGAGTAAACAGTATTGATGAAAGTGTATCAAGTATCAACGTTAGAGGTGGTACACACGACCAAAATTTATTTTTGTGGAATGGAATCCGAATGTTTCAAACGGGGCACTTTTTTGGATTGATTTCTGTATTTAATCCAAATTTACCACACACTATATCTATTTATAAAAATGGAAGTTCGGCCTTTTTCGGAGAAAGTGTTTCTAGTGTCGTTGCCATTTCATCCACCCCTGAAACAATGGAAAAAAATTCATTTGGTGCAGGAATAAATATGATTAATGCCGATATTTATGCAAAATACAATCTTTCGAAAAATAGTTCTATAGAAATTTCTGGGCGTAAATCCATCACTGATTTTGTGGAAACCCCCACCTACAAAGAATATTTCGATAAAATATTTCAAAATACAACAATCACCGATTTTTCAAAAAACCAAAATACGGACTACCAAAGCGACAAAAAATTCGATTTCTATGATGCTACGCTAAAATATGTTCAAAAAATAGGCCTTAAAGACCAAATTGTACTCGATTTAATTACCATTAAGGACAATCTGAAAGTGTTTCAAAGCGCAACCACAAATGACACTTACAGATCTGAAGACAATACTTTGCAACAGCAAAATTATGGAGGGAATTTGTTATGGACAAGAAACTGGAATGGTTCAAATACGACTAAAATCAATGTTTACAATTCTGCGTATGATCTTTTGGCCAATCAAAAAACAACTTTTGACAATCAAATTGTCATTCAGGAAAATACGGTCAATAATAATGGAGTCAATTTAGAAAACAACCATATCATTACGCCTAAATTTAGCTTTAACGAAGGATATCAATTCAATGAAATCGGTGTTACAAATTTAGAAGATGTAACAAATCCAGATTTCTATCGTAGAGTTAAAGAAGTCCTTAGAACCCACGCTTTAATTTTTGAAGGAAAATATAACGATACGATTTCAAGGATCTATTTTAAAGCGGGAACACGAATTAATTATATTGATAAATTTAAGAAATGCATCGTAGAACCCCGAATTCAATTTGGCTACAGCATCAATAAAAATCTGATTTTAGAGCTGTTGGGTGAGTTAAAAAGTCAAACCTCCCAACAAATCATTGATTTACAAAAAGACTATTTTGGAATTGAAAAAAGGAGGTGGATTATCTCTAATGATTCGACAATCCCTATCCAAAGAAGCAAGCAATTATCATTCAATTTATTCTATAAAAAAAATGATTGGCTATTTGATATAGAAAATTTCTATAAAAAAGTAACCGGAATTACGACTTCTAGTCAAGGCTTTCAGAACCAATTGGAGTTTGTAAAAATGGCAGGCGATTATGAAGTTTTGGGAACCGAAATTCTTGCCCAAAAAAAAATGAACCACTTTCTAACTTGGTTAAGTTATACCTATAACCATAATAACTATCATTTTATTAATTATGAATACCCTACTTTCCCTAACAACTTTGAAATAATACATACTGCTACTTTGGCAGGAATGTATGAGAAAAACAATTTCAAAATCGCTTTGGGAACAAAATGGACTTCGGGCAGACCAAAAACCTCTCTTGATAACACTCTAATTGATTATTCTAATCCTGTTTTAGTTTATAATACACCTAACAATACCAATTTACATAACTTTCTACAGGTAAATCTTTCGTCGACTTACAAATGGGAAACAATCAAAGGAGTTCAATACAAATTAGGATTGTCCGTTTTAAACATCTTTAACACGAAAAATGAAATCAACGAGTACTATAGAATAAATTCTTTAACAAATTCTGTTGAAGAAGTAAACACATTCTCGCTACGAAGAACTCCAAATATCAGTTTTAGAGTTTTATTTTAA
- a CDS encoding DUF5777 family beta-barrel protein, which translates to MNLKLLLSLMLGLSVIGQALAQDDLLKQLDTVKPKEKQVEIAAFKGLQICNMQSTKLAAKGEWYVLISHRFGDLTEGLDNFFGLDDAYTKIGAIYGITNGLSVGLSRQTNNKIYELTAKYRIKSQEENGFPVTVVGYNTMDINTNLSTDIYPNLEFNNRLAYTTQLLVSRKFSDRFSAEIAPVFIHKNLYDPTTERDNQFVIGTGGRYKLTKRLSVNLEYAARIDAPENDVYHDLLSVGLDIETGGHIFQLVFSNCQTMNDVYVFSNATGKWNGGSIYFGFNLYRVF; encoded by the coding sequence ATGAATTTAAAACTATTATTATCCTTGATGCTTGGCCTTTCGGTCATTGGACAAGCTTTGGCACAAGACGACTTGCTAAAGCAATTGGATACTGTAAAGCCTAAAGAAAAACAAGTTGAAATTGCAGCTTTTAAAGGACTGCAAATTTGCAACATGCAATCAACAAAGTTAGCAGCCAAAGGCGAATGGTATGTATTGATTTCACATCGATTTGGTGATTTGACCGAAGGGTTGGACAATTTTTTCGGGTTGGATGATGCCTACACAAAAATTGGTGCAATTTATGGGATAACAAATGGATTGTCTGTTGGTTTGTCACGACAAACCAATAACAAAATTTACGAGCTAACGGCAAAATACAGAATCAAAAGCCAGGAAGAAAATGGGTTTCCTGTTACTGTTGTAGGGTATAATACTATGGATATCAATACCAATTTGAGTACCGATATTTATCCAAATTTAGAATTCAACAATCGTTTGGCATACACTACACAATTATTGGTTTCAAGAAAATTCAGCGATAGGTTTTCGGCAGAAATAGCTCCTGTTTTTATTCATAAAAACCTCTACGACCCAACTACCGAAAGAGACAATCAATTTGTGATTGGAACTGGCGGAAGGTATAAATTAACAAAAAGACTAAGTGTAAATTTAGAATATGCTGCAAGAATAGATGCTCCGGAAAACGATGTTTACCATGATTTACTGTCTGTAGGTTTGGATATTGAAACAGGCGGACATATTTTTCAGTTAGTATTTTCCAACTGTCAGACTATGAATGACGTTTATGTGTTTTCAAACGCTACCGGGAAATGGAATGGAGGAAGCATTTATTTCGGATTTAATTTATACCGGGTTTTTTAA
- a CDS encoding pectate lyase family protein, which produces MKQKLLLVFFIFSVGLLNAQQLAFPGADGFGKKAIGGRGGEVYHVVNLNDSGAGSFREAISQPKRTVVFDISGVIKLESKLQIASYITIAGQTAPGDGIVVYGNGVSMTGSNDVIIRYMRFRGSVNMNKGTCTLAADNAHDIIFDHVTVEWGRWDNLHIKESNNVTLQYCLIGEGINPQMFGALLENPTNLTIHHCLWVDNQSRNPKAKAGIEVINNVIYNWGSNGLVGGHSAADHFQDLINNYFIAGPNSSNVFLGMFSATDHVYHRGNLVDLDKDGKLNGRAVIDSDIINTTATLVNSAQRPGLSETAIESAEAAYKSVILNAGASLKRDEIDNRLIAYVKSLGKTGQVIKSEEEVGGQPAIKMAKAPKDKDGDGIPDEWEKKHKLNSNDAADGKLIVSSGYSNLEEYLNDLVK; this is translated from the coding sequence ATGAAACAAAAGCTATTGCTAGTATTTTTTATTTTTTCAGTAGGATTGTTGAACGCGCAACAACTTGCATTTCCTGGTGCCGATGGATTTGGCAAAAAAGCGATTGGTGGTAGGGGCGGAGAGGTTTATCATGTTGTAAATTTAAATGATTCGGGAGCTGGGTCATTTCGCGAAGCGATAAGTCAACCCAAACGAACTGTGGTATTTGATATCAGTGGGGTGATTAAACTTGAAAGCAAATTGCAAATCGCCTCTTATATCACAATTGCTGGCCAGACAGCTCCTGGAGATGGTATCGTGGTTTACGGGAATGGAGTGTCGATGACTGGTTCCAATGATGTAATTATTCGATACATGCGTTTCAGAGGAAGCGTAAATATGAATAAGGGTACTTGTACACTCGCTGCCGATAATGCGCATGATATTATTTTCGATCATGTAACGGTGGAGTGGGGTCGATGGGATAACCTTCATATTAAGGAAAGTAATAATGTGACGCTTCAATATTGTTTGATTGGCGAGGGGATTAATCCGCAAATGTTCGGGGCATTGCTCGAAAATCCGACTAATTTGACTATTCATCATTGTTTGTGGGTAGATAATCAAAGTCGTAACCCAAAAGCAAAAGCAGGAATTGAAGTGATCAATAATGTAATTTATAATTGGGGAAGCAATGGATTGGTTGGCGGTCACTCGGCAGCCGATCATTTTCAGGATTTAATCAATAATTATTTTATTGCCGGGCCAAATTCATCGAATGTATTTTTAGGTATGTTTTCGGCTACGGATCATGTTTATCACCGCGGAAATTTAGTCGATTTAGACAAAGACGGAAAATTAAACGGACGTGCTGTGATCGATTCCGATATTATAAACACAACTGCTACATTGGTCAACAGTGCTCAACGTCCGGGTTTGTCCGAAACTGCAATTGAAAGTGCAGAAGCAGCTTATAAATCGGTAATTTTAAATGCTGGTGCTTCATTGAAACGTGACGAAATTGACAACCGATTAATTGCTTACGTAAAATCATTAGGTAAAACAGGTCAGGTTATCAAATCGGAAGAAGAGGTTGGAGGTCAGCCAGCCATAAAAATGGCAAAAGCTCCGAAAGACAAAGATGGCGATGGAATTCCCGACGAATGGGAGAAAAAACATAAGTTAAACTCCAATGATGCAGCTGACGGAAAGTTAATCGTATCAAGTGGATACAGTAATTTGGAAGAGTATTTAAATGATTTAGTAAAATAA